A segment of the Nitrospirota bacterium genome:
ATTGCGATCTCTTTCAACATGTACGGTGGGATAATAAAACATATACCCATGCCTCACCTCCCTCTATTAAAAGACAAATAGCGAAACTCCTGAGCTAATCTTGCAGACAAACAAGTTAAATATTTAGACGATTTTTCGAACCCTGTCAAGGGCTATTTCATCAGGTTTTAGAAATTGATTTGGACTTAATAAATGAAACAAAGTATTATGGGGTATCTATGCAACAGTTGAAACTACCTGAATTGCTTGCCCCGGCTGGGGATATTGAGAAACTGAAGACGGCCATTCATTATGGTGCGGATGCGGTCTATTTTGGAGATTCAAGATTCAGCCTCAGGGGGAGGGCGAGGAACTTTTATCCTGAGGAATTAATAAGCGCAGTTAAGTATGCTCATGACCTGGGGGTCAGGGCATATGTAACTGTTAATATTTTTCCTCACAATAATGACCTGCCAGGGATTGAAGAACATATAAAGGTTCTTAAAGAGGCCCGGCCCGATGCAGTGATACTTTCAGACCCCGGTGTCTTTATGATGATCCGGAAAATGGCGCCTGAAATAGACGTCCACATCAGCACACAGGCAAATATCACCAACTATGATGCCGCATTGTTCTGGGAAGGCCTTGGGGCAAAAAGGCTCGTACTCTCACGGGAATTGTCTTTGGACGAGATCAGGGAAATCAGACGAAAAACAACTATCGAACTCGAGGCATTTGTTCACGGGTCAATATGCATATCTTATTCAGGAAGGTGTTATATCAGCAGCTTTCTTTCGGACCGGAGCGCTAATATGGGTGAATGCACCAACTCCTGCAGATGGGACTATACCCTTATGGAAGAGAAGAGACCGGGGGAGCATTTTCCCGTGTATGAAA
Coding sequences within it:
- a CDS encoding U32 family peptidase, translating into MQQLKLPELLAPAGDIEKLKTAIHYGADAVYFGDSRFSLRGRARNFYPEELISAVKYAHDLGVRAYVTVNIFPHNNDLPGIEEHIKVLKEARPDAVILSDPGVFMMIRKMAPEIDVHISTQANITNYDAALFWEGLGAKRLVLSRELSLDEIREIRRKTTIELEAFVHGSICISYSGRCYISSFLSDRSANMGECTNSCRWDYTLMEEKRPGEHFPVYE